The window TCCGGAGCAGGTCACTCTGCCGGAGATCTACGACATGTTCATGGGCACGCATGATCCCAGCCAGCTCAACCGGCAGGGCAATGACGTGGGAACGCAGTACCGCAGCGCCATCTTCCCCCTGTCCGACGAACAGCGCGCCGAGGCCGAAGCCGCGATCGCCCGCTGGAACGAAAGCCATGAAGGCCAGAGCGCCGTCACCACGATCGAGAGCAGCGAATGGTATCCGGCAGAGGACTACCACCAGGAGTATTGGGAAGGCGAAGGCCAGCGAAACCCTTATTGCATGGCGGTAATTCCGCCCAAGCTGATGAAGCTGCGCAAGAGCTTTGCCGACAAGGTGAAGGGATAGGACAGGTTCCGCTTCCTCCCCGGTTCGGGGAGGATCTTAACTTCCACGAAACTGCTCAAGC is drawn from Aurantiacibacter sp. MUD61 and contains these coding sequences:
- the msrA gene encoding peptide-methionine (S)-S-oxide reductase MsrA, which gives rise to MMSETVIVAGGCFWCTEAVFKDVIGVEAVESGYIGGDVPNPTYKQVCTGSTGHAEGVKVTFDPEQVTLPEIYDMFMGTHDPSQLNRQGNDVGTQYRSAIFPLSDEQRAEAEAAIARWNESHEGQSAVTTIESSEWYPAEDYHQEYWEGEGQRNPYCMAVIPPKLMKLRKSFADKVKG